TCGCGCGCCAGTTCCAGCCGCCATGCGGCCAGCAATTTCAGCGTAGCCAGCTGACGTGGGCGCAGCTGCCAGGCATTGGTGATATCGCGGTAAGCTTCCTGCGGATCGACCACCGTTTGACGGCGCTGGCACAACAGCCCGCACTCATTCAGTGCAAAACCGATCCTGCCGTTTTCTTCCGCTTCAGCCATCAGTTTCTGGGCAACAGGCAGCAGATAGAACACGTCCGCCGCAGCATACTGACACTGCTTTTCCGTTAACGGGCGTGCCAGCCAGTCAGTGCGGGATTCGCTTTTATCCAGCGCGATACCGGTGAAAGATTCCACAATGGTGGCAAAGCCACAGGAAAGCGGCCGGCCAGTAAACGCGGCCAGGATTTGGGTATCAATCATCGGGGTTGGCAATACGCCATACTCATGCAGGAAGACTTCAAGGTCTTCGCTACCGGCATGCAGGAACTTGATCACTTTCTCATCAAGCAGCAGATCGCGGAACGGTGCCCAGTCAGTAATCGGCAGAGGATCAATCAGCGCAATCTGCTCACCGTCATAGAGCTGGATCAGCCCCAGGCCAGGATAGTAAGTACGGGTTCTGACGAATTCGGTATCCAGCGCCAGCGCCGGAACCTGACGGGCTGTCTGGCAGAGTTCAGCCAGCGCCTCGTTGGTGGTTATCATGGTGTAATTCAAATTGATCCTCTCGCTGGGGCAGATTGCCTCAGTGTCATCACAATAAAAACGCCGGCTTAACCGGCGTAGTAAGTCTTCTCAGAAAGCGATCGGGCAATCAGCTGGCTTTGGCCGCTTTTATCGCTTCTTCACGCAATTCACGGCGCAGGATTTTGCCGACGTTAGTTTTGGGTAATTCTTCCCGAAACTCAACGATTTTAGGAACTTTGTAGCCGGTAAGATGTTTCTTGCAGTGAACGATCAGCTCTTCTTTGGTCAGCGAAGCATCTTTCTTCACCACACAAATTTTCACTGTCTCACCGGCCACCTCATGAGGCACACCGATAGCCGCCGCTTCGCGCACTTTCGGATGCAGCATCAACACATCTTCGATCTCGTTCGGATAAACATTGAAACCTGAAACCAGAATCATGTCCTTTTTGCGATCGACAATGCGGATAAAGCCTTCATGGTCAACGGTAACAATATCACCGCTTTGAAGCCATCCATTTTTTAACACTTCATCAGTGGCATCAGGCCGTTGCCAGTATCCCAGCATGACCTGTGGCCCCTTGATACAGAGTTCTCCCGGCTCGCCTTCGGCGACATCATTCCCCTGCTCATCCACCAGCTTGATATCCGTTGAAGGCACAGGTAATCCGATGCTGCCACTGTGATAACGGATGTCATAGGGATTGACCGACACCAGCGGTGAGCACTCCGTGAGGCCATACCCTTCCAGCAGGTAGTGACCGGTCAGCTTTTCCCAGCGCTCGGCTACCGCTTTTTGTACCGACATGCCACCGCCAGCGGAGAGACTCAGGCTGGAGAAATCAAGCTTCTGGAAATCTTCATCATTCAGCAGGGCATTGAACAGCGTATTCACGCCGGTAATAGCCGTAAAGCGCACTTTCGACAGCTCTTTGACCAGGCCGGGGATATCGCGGGGATTGGTGATCAGCAGGTTAGCGCCGCCCAGATCGATAAACAGCATGCAGTTTACCGTCAGCGCAAAGATATGATAGAGCGGCAACGCCGTAACCACAGTTTCTTTACCCTCTTTCAGCAACGAGCCATAAGTGGCTTTAGTTTGCTCAAGGTTAGCCTGCATGTTGCGATGGGTGAGCATCGCCCCTTTCGCTACCCCGGTGGTGCCTCCTGTGTACTGCAGAAAGGCCAGGTCGTCGTTGATGATCTCAGGCCGGACATACTGCATCCGGTAGCCCTGGTGGAGCACGTTGCGAAAAGAGATGGCGTCCGGTAGATGGTATTTCGGTACCAGGCGCTTGATATATTTTACTACAAAATTGACGAGGGTGGCTTTGGCGGGGGCCAGTTGATCGCCCAGACGGGTCAGGATGACGTGCTTTACCTGGGTTTTGGCTACGACCTTCTCCAGGGTGTGGGCAAAGTTAGATACGATAACAATGGCACTTGCGCCACTGTCATTGAGTTGATGCTCCAGCTCGCGTGGGGTGTAAAGGGGATTCACATTCACCACAATCAGGCCCGCGCGTAAAATGCCGAACAAGGCAATCGGGTACTGCAACAGGTTAGGCATCATTAGCGCAACGCGATCACCTTTTTTGAGGCCCAGCCCCTGTTGCAGGTAAGCCGCGAAAGCCCGGCTGCGCTCTTCCAGTTTACGGTAGGTCATCGTCTGACCCATATTGATAAAAGCGGGCTGATCGGCATAGCGGGTGGCTGCGTGTTCAAACAGATCTATCAGAGAAGTGTAACGATCCGCACTGATCTCTGCCGGCACATCAGCCGGATAACGGTTTAACCAGACCTTATTCAAGGAAACACCTCGGTAACTCGTATTTGTTGTCATGAGCCTCAACCATCGCGTCTTTTAACATTATTTTAACTCAGCGTACCAGTTTGC
This genomic window from Erwinia sp. E_sp_B01_1 contains:
- the rnd gene encoding ribonuclease D, with translation MITTNEALAELCQTARQVPALALDTEFVRTRTYYPGLGLIQLYDGEQIALIDPLPITDWAPFRDLLLDEKVIKFLHAGSEDLEVFLHEYGVLPTPMIDTQILAAFTGRPLSCGFATIVESFTGIALDKSESRTDWLARPLTEKQCQYAAADVFYLLPVAQKLMAEAEENGRIGFALNECGLLCQRRQTVVDPQEAYRDITNAWQLRPRQLATLKLLAAWRLELAREKDMAVNFVVREENLWKVARFMPGSLGELDHLGLAGQEIRFHGKALVAMVAQANALDEGELPEPLANLIDNPDYKKVFKALKALMVEVAEKQGISQELLASRRQINQLLNWHWRLKPRDRKPELIDGWRGELLHDGIAEILNEY
- the fadD gene encoding long-chain-fatty-acid--CoA ligase FadD; translation: MNKVWLNRYPADVPAEISADRYTSLIDLFEHAATRYADQPAFINMGQTMTYRKLEERSRAFAAYLQQGLGLKKGDRVALMMPNLLQYPIALFGILRAGLIVVNVNPLYTPRELEHQLNDSGASAIVIVSNFAHTLEKVVAKTQVKHVILTRLGDQLAPAKATLVNFVVKYIKRLVPKYHLPDAISFRNVLHQGYRMQYVRPEIINDDLAFLQYTGGTTGVAKGAMLTHRNMQANLEQTKATYGSLLKEGKETVVTALPLYHIFALTVNCMLFIDLGGANLLITNPRDIPGLVKELSKVRFTAITGVNTLFNALLNDEDFQKLDFSSLSLSAGGGMSVQKAVAERWEKLTGHYLLEGYGLTECSPLVSVNPYDIRYHSGSIGLPVPSTDIKLVDEQGNDVAEGEPGELCIKGPQVMLGYWQRPDATDEVLKNGWLQSGDIVTVDHEGFIRIVDRKKDMILVSGFNVYPNEIEDVLMLHPKVREAAAIGVPHEVAGETVKICVVKKDASLTKEELIVHCKKHLTGYKVPKIVEFREELPKTNVGKILRRELREEAIKAAKAS